A window of the Microplitis mediator isolate UGA2020A chromosome 5, iyMicMedi2.1, whole genome shotgun sequence genome harbors these coding sequences:
- the LOC130667822 gene encoding Golgi apparatus protein 1, producing the protein MEYSTIISRVRIRFICLFISVLFSTHCCVLGYNDVTIEKINSNDNLPQVQWIFYDRNLTTGSNRIKRSAVNAQLEPHNFIEDPKCREDVKRLCGAMDNNNDDLFMLECVQTFKPNEVAAIDEKCQHDIWKHIVNLTKNENIQRLLRKACGDGIDELQCSADKEPGSYLACLIEKRENVKDQQCSEYIQRLEWIAFSDFRIVTPMVNDCQRDIDKFKCGRIQPYREISQGQILACLQVHIEELNSKCKKRILKVSEIQADNIKLDRQLYMACRQDHIRFCSNIRPGSGQVYKCLMQYKFDRAMTKQCHDQLTRRERLISSDYKISKGLAKACKEDIKNNHCRKYVSDDKEIRLAQILLCLESAFKNGSKIDPDCQREMFDHRKMLMEDYSLSPEIVDSCAKDISDHCNGLKDGGVTIHCLMKHIKTRKKGSQVSVECQRAVESLIKETDAGEDWRVDPVLREACQPVVDSSCRDVTGGNARVIYCLMDKLGTDRMLAGCEAALIQIQYFVARDYKLDPQLYKACKADAVQLCSAKTAWSDDGSQMDPERGPLILPCLYRYAHTYNYNNNFNINTNSVQKKNDMSNLSLRPECLEEIRRVMRQRAISVDLQPEIEQACFNELASYCYDKTGRGEEVLCLQDNFERLSDKCKQVIGNLTQDQAERVELNPVIMSSCQRVMEKYCEDVYKYGKDEGDMMECLIDHKNDLDHFEYKCKAAIEHFQLISLQNYHFTYKFMKACKPHVDRWCQKATTKSKVIECLSTIVHDDIVKESQHRILKDCRQQLRAQLYQQRENIRLDVTLQKACAGDIQQLCNQVEPGNAQVLECLASKKNKLSELCHKQLFKVRQQDFQDSSSDFLLLNTCRSMMKQYCLDDNDKSKALECLKRWKDEPAFDEKCKNVVLKRMIEQNTDYRFNVALQSSCSRDIVSHCQEVLNNQPIDKELEGKVINCLKIKFREGKLNNKCMKQMTVILRQAALNYHLNPLLATLCAQEIETICHADDDDPGKVEECLKLEFNNNNPEMKEECRVEIANLIEEAKADIHIDPLLQKACSVDIVKYCSDIPQGNGRHIGCLQTVMTDSKKSLQPDCHKMLSTRIEMFKNAAKLHLPNSIQELYSTVNQSPSRKYFIIVALTMTGIIFIAGLFCGRVTRRTMRMMKNK; encoded by the exons ATGGAATATTCAACAATAATATCACGAGTTAGAATAAGATTCATCTGTTTATTTATCAGTGTGTTATTTTCAACACATTGTTGTGTTCTTGGTTATAACGATGTGACaattgagaaaataaattcaaatgataATTTGCCGCAAGTACAATGGATTTTTTATGATAGAAATTTAACAACCGGTTCAAATAGAATAAAACGATCAGCGGTTAATGCACAACTAGAACctcataattttattgaagatCCCAAGTGTCGTGAAGATGTTAAACGATTATGCGGTGCTatggataataataatgatgatttgTTCATGTTGGAATGTGTACAAACATTTAAG cCAAATGAAGTAGCAGCAATCGACGAAAAATGTCAGCACGATATTTGGAAGCACATCGTTAATTTAACGAAGAATGAAAACATACAGAGATTACTTAGAAAAGCATGTGGTGACGGGATTGATGAACTGCAGTGTTCTGCGGATAAAGAACCAGGAAGTTATCTCGCATGTCTGATAGAAAAACGTGAAAACGTAAAAGACCAGCAGTGTTCTGAGTACATCCAGCGATTAGAGTGGATCGCATTCAGTGATTTTCGTATCGTAACGCCGATGGTAAACGACTGTCAGCgtgatattgataaatttaaatgtggGAGGATCCAGCCTTATCGAGAAATATCCCAGGGGCAGATACTCGCTTGCCTGCAGGTCCACATCGAAGAGCTAAattcaaaatgtaaaaaacgTATTCTAAAAGTATCCGAAATCCAAGCCGACAATATTAAATTAGACAGACAACTGTACATGGCATGCAGACAAGACCACATTAGATTCTGTTCAAACATACGTCCAGGCAGTGGTCAAGTCTACAAATGTTTGATGCAGTACAAATTCGATCGCGCCATGACCAAGCAGTGTCACGATCAATTAACAAGACGCGAAAGATTGATATCATCGGACTATAAAATAAGCAAAGGTCTCGCTAAAGCTTGCAAAGaagatatcaaaaataatcattgTCGTAAGTACGTATCCGATGACAAAGAAATCCGTCTTGCCCAAATATTACTCTGTCTTGAATCGGCGTTTAAAAACGGAAGTAAAATAGATCCTGATTGTCAACGAGAAATGTTCGATCACCGCAAGATGTTGATGGAGGATTACAGTTTATCACCCGAAATAGTTGACAGCTGCGCCAAAGATATATCAGATCACTGCAATGGTCTCAAAGACGGCGGTGTTACCATTCATTGTTTAATGAAACACATCAAGACACGTAAAAAAGGTTCCCAAGTATCAGTTGAATGTCAGCGTGCCGTCGAGTCGCTGATTAAAGAAACAGATGCTGGTGAAGATTGGCGAGTTGATCCGGTTTTGCGTGAAGCCTGTCAACCGGTTGTCGATTCTTCTTGCCGTGATGTCACCGGTGGTAATGCCCGCGTTATTTATTGTCTTATGGACAAACTTGGTACCGATAGAATGCTGGCCGGTTGTGAGGCAGCGCTCATACAGATTCAGTACTTTGTTGCGAGAGATTATAAGCTTGATCCCCAGCTTTACAAAGCATGCAAAGCGGATGCCGTTCAGTTGTGTAGCGCCAAGACAGCCTGGTCTGATGACGGCAGCCAAATGGATCCTGAACGAGGTCCTCTGATACTTCCCTGTCTTTACAGATACGCGCATACTTACAAttacaacaataattttaatattaacacaAATAGtgtgcagaaaaaaaatgacatgTCTAATTTAAGCTTAAGACCAGAATGTCTAGAGGAAATCAGGCGTGTAATGAGACAACGCGCCATCAGCGTTGACTTACAGCCCGAAATAGAGCAGGCGTGTTTCAATGAATTAGCGAGTTATTGTTACGACAAAACAGGACGTGGAGAAGAAGTTCTGTGTCTTCAAGATAATTTTGAGAGGTTGAGTGACAAATGCAAACAAGTTATCGGTAATTTAACGCAAGATCAAGCGGAACGAGTTGAATTAAATCCCGTTATAATGTCATCGTGTCAACGAGTTATGGAAAAATACTGCGAGGATGTATACAAGTATGGAAAAGACGAAGGAGACATGATGGAATGTTTAATTGATCATAAAAATGACTTGGATCATTTCGAGTACAAGTGCAAGGCAGCTATTGAACATTTCCAATTGATATCATTGCAAAATTATCActttacttataaatttatgaaggCCTGCAAGCCACATGTTGATCGCTGGTGCCAAAAAGCCACCACTAAATCAAAAGTTATCGAGTGTTTGAGTACTATTGTACATGATGATATCGTCAAAGAGAGCCAGCACAGAATATTGAAGGATTGCAGACAACAGCTGAGAGCACAGCTATATCAACAAAGAGAAAATATACGTCTGGATGTTACTTTACAGAAAGCATGTGCTGGTGATATTCAGCAGTTGTGCAATCAAGTTGAACCTGGCAATGCTCAG gtATTGGAATGCTTggcatcgaaaaaaaataaattatcggaATTGTGTCACAAGCAACTTTTTAAAGTGAGACAACAAGACTTTCAGGACAGCTCGAGTGACTTTTTACTGCTCAACACATGTCGATCAATGATGAAACAATACTGTCtcgatgataatgataaatctAAAGCGCTTGAGTGTCTTAAGAGGTGGAAAGACGAGCCGGCTTTTGATGAAAAATGCAAGAATGTTGTATTGAAGCGTATGATCGAACAGAATACTGATTATAGATTCAATGTTGCTCTGCAGTCATCTTGCTCACGTGATATTGTCAGTCATTGCCAAGAGGTATTGAATAACCAGCCGATAGACAAAGAGCTGGAGGGAAAAGTCATTAattgtttgaaaattaaattcagagagggtaaattgaataataagtGTATGAAGCAAATGACTGTTATACTTCGTCAGGCAGCTCTTAATTATCATCTGAATCCTTTGCTTGCTACACTCTGTGCTCAggag atCGAAACAATTTGTCatgctgatgatgatgaccCGGGAAAAGTCGAGGAGTGTTTGAAGTTagagtttaataataataatccagAGATGAAGGAGGAATGCCGTGTAGAGATTGCTAATCTCATTGAAGAAGCCAAAGCAGATATTCATATTGACCCTTTGCTACAGAAGGCTTGTAGTGTtgatattgttaaatattgtAGTGATATTCCTCAAGGAAATGGCAGAC